The genomic DNA CAAAGAATGTCAAAAATATCCAAGAATTCCTGGGATTTgtaaatttctatagacaATTCATTCCTAATTTTGGCAACCTGGCACGACCTCTATATAATTTGCTCAAAAAGGATAATACCTGGAAATGGGGACTGCCAGAACAAGGATCTTTTGATAACCTGAAAAAATGTCTCACTTCAGCACCTTTGCTTCTACAACTGGATACCACAAGGCAATTCTATGTGGAATGCAACGCATCAGActatgcaacaggagccATATTATCCCAACGCAATTCTGAGGGAAAATTGGCCCCTGTGGCATACCTGTCAAAATCCTTGTCCccagccaagaagaactacgatatttttgacaaggaattattagcagtcattagggcatttaaGGAATGGCGCCATTTGCTAGAAGGATCCAAAttaccagtccaagttctaacaGATCATAAGAACTTAGAATATTTTTCCACGTCCCAATCCCTGAATAAACGCCAGATTAGATGGGCCAACTTCCTAGTTGattataacttccaaatcatTTATAGGCCTGGAGCACAGAACAAAAAGGCAGACATCCTCTCACAACGCTATGATttggtaccccttgaagggggggtagagaaccaggttttcctgaaaccggaactttttGTTTCAGCTATTACCCCAGATCAGGGAATCAATGACCTAATTGGCGAGGCAATTTATGAGGATGCCCGTCTGAAAGAAATCCTACACAAACTTCaggacaaggaaaaggtcacAAATTGGGAACTAAAAGAAGGGTTACTATGGCACCAAGGgaaaatctttgtacctaAGGATAATACTATTAGAAACCTTATCTTGGAATCTAGGCACAACACATTAGCTGCGGGACATCCGGGACAAGCCAGAACTTTGGAACTTGTCTTGAGGAATTATTATTGGCCATCCatgaaaaagtttgtcaactCCTATGTCAGCCACTGTGAAACTTGTATTTGATCAAAACCAACCAATCAATTACCTGTAGGCCTGTTAAAACCattgcaaattcctgaacgcccctgggaagacattgcttatgatatgattgtgggactacCGGTTTCAGAAGGTTTTGATGCTATCCTGACAGTGATTGATCaattctcaaaaatggtccaCTTCATTCCCACCCAATCCACGTTGTCAGCcattgacattgccaacCTATTTATCACATACATATGGAAGCTACACGGCCTCCCCAAAAGCAcagtctcagatagaggtcCCACATTTAATGCCAAATTCATTTGTCATCTCtataaaaggctggacattAAGCCAACATATTCCACGGCGTATCATCCTCagacagatggacagactgagcgcatacaaagagaagccaagatctttatacgtatgtttgggaatcatcGCCAATCAGATTGGGTAGCATTACTACCATTGGCTGAATTTGCTTTAAACAATTTGAAGCAAActtccacaggcaaatcccccttCCAAATTTGTTATGGCTATAATCCAAGATTTTTGGTTGGTCAAAAATCAGAAGAGGTAGCTCCAAACGCAGACAAACATGCAGAATTTTTGGAAAAAGGATACAATGAAGTCAAAGCAGCTCTATCCTTATCCCAAGAAAGAATGAAGTACTTTTATGATCAAAGACATAAGGACAAAGAtgaaattcaagtaggagACAAGGCCTGGCTGAGTCATCAAAATATATCCACAGATAGACCCTCAATGAAACTCAGCCATATAAAATTAGGACCCTACTTAGTAATTGAAAGAATAGGATCACACACATATAAACTTCAATTACCCCAcactatgcgcatacatcctgtGTTCCATATCAATCTTCTTACTAAATTtcatcctgaccctcatggacgcgaccctccccaacctgcacccattgtcacagaagaaggagaggaggaatatgaggttgaaCAAATCCTGGATAgtaaatggaaaggacgCGGTAAAACAAGGAAACTCTGGTATCTGATtaagtggaaaggatatgacaaaggaagcaattcctgggaaccaattGATAATGTGGCCAATGCCAAGGAAGCAAAAGAAGAGTTCCATAAGGAGTaccctgatgcagttggagcttgaagagggggtaatgtcatgacctccattggcatgacatgattttatactattttctaccttttttccgagatagtttcctttttggtatatatttatgactcatcaagatcacgtgacatatttgatatatgatgtgaaattgtaattgactcactatttagtactgttgtttttgatgtggctttcctcatgtatataagccaggtcaagtcgccgctaaacagcaagacttgacctctttgtcaattcatcctaagctcacTCCTAccccttgcccaggcccctagttggccatcagtgcaccttactaaagaaacccataacccaggcctagttgccctctaccctaccataccccttggcccTTTGTCGGCCCTCTAccctgtttcatagtccattggtgatagggccatggactttaaaacccacttgtatcataggtccaagcttagtctTGACACACTCCGCCtaccactcattgacctctCCACACCCCGCACTGTCAcaatgcttgatgggtcaagcccccaggctggcaaaatctggaagaaggctactCTAAACTTCTCTTTGGATGGTAAACaaatgactgagaccttcctaatctgcaacacagggtctcacacTGCCATCCTAGGATTGAAGTGGCTAGACGCCCATAACCCAGAAATCAACTGGAATCTACGCACACTCTCCTTTCCGCATGCCCTGCCGGAACAcatggccattgccaaggaagaagaagctgatcaaaaccCCCTcaaaggagtaccctcccaataccaccaatacgctaaggtatttggagaagaagaattcaataagctcccTCCCCATAGGCACTACAACATTGGAATTGAGCTTACAGAAGAAGGGCCCCTCAACTCTCCCctttacagtatgacagacgccgagtccgccacactcaaggactggctcagggatgagttaAAAGCTGGGAAAATCtgtcccagcaaatcctcAATTAGCTctcccgtcatgtttgttcccaagaaggatggttcccaaCGCCTGGTagttgactaccgccgcctgAACAACTggacaaagaaaaacgtctatccccttccccgtccagatgacctcatggcccagctccgtggcgccaaggtctttactaaACTAGACCTACGTTGGGGATATAACAACGTCCGTgtaaaagaaggtgacaaatggaaaactgccttccgTACAAAATACGGCCTATACAAGTCCCtagtcatgacctttggcttaaccAACGCCCCcgctgccttccaacattttaaGAACAAATTGTTTAAAGACCTGTTAGACGTTTgcatcatcatttaccttgatgacatcctgatctactctaaggatgacgcaactcatacacaacacgttcatgaagtcctGCAACGGCTATTGGAGAACCAACTATTCTGTAAGGCATTGAAGTGCACATTCCACGTCAattctgtggaatacctgggaatcattgtcttggacaagggttttagcctggataaactcaagatccaggcagtgCAGGAATGGCCAATCCCCTCAAAGGTTAAGGAggtccaattgttcctaggatttgccaacttcctccgtcagtttgttgccaactttagccacatggccaggccattgcataacctggtcaagaaggacacgCCCTGGAATTGGGGTAGcaaagaacaggaagccttccaggGACTGAAAAacgccatcaccaatgcACCTGTACTCTGCCACGCCAATCCCaccaaaccctacttccttgagacagacgcctcaggggcTGCCCTGGGATCCATACTGAGCCAAcgacaggaagacggccggTTGCATCCACTTGGCTTCCTGTCCAAGTcattcaaaggagcggagCAGAACTACGAtacacatgacaaggagctgtTAGCAATCATCTGCTtgtttgagtactggcgcatctttCTGGAAGGAACCCTGCATCCCATCACCGTGTTCACCAACCACAGGAACTTAGAGTATTGGAAAGAATCTAGAACGTTCAATTGCCGCcacgcacaatggcacctcctcctggccggttacaacttccaaattgtatatagacccgggaaacagtcagggaagccagatgccCTATCACAACAATCAGACCATGCCAATATTCCACCAGAACCCCAGTCCATGCTACCAGAACTGGTATTTGCTAACATTGCCCTGGTGACCCCTGAGAAGGAACTACAACACCAAATCAAGTCCTccctagaccaagacgagtctctggaagaaatcctacagttcctacaaaacaagtccaaggcaccaccctcCATTAAACGCGCATTTAGAGATTACAAGATGGAGGCCGGCCTGCTattttaccaaggacaaattgtagtaCCAGATGTAGGGACCCTAAGGACAGACCTACTTTGGATCTTCCACAATAGCCCATTGGCGGGTCACCCAGGCAGACAGCGGACCCTAGAGTTGGTATCCAGAtcttactactggcctggcatccgtgcTGACACGTACTGGCACGTTgactgttatggaatgactaatttagacatatgcgcccctaattgccaatagtgaatagtgcgaactggagtaatcatacttgctctatccaaatatgggcatgaatattactatatttggaaactggcggtgctacaagaccttttatactttatttcctcattgcgcttgcatatatacacgtctgattatgCGAAGTGGTCATAAtgttatttctatgatttatagcatttcttgtatcatacatttatatgtaggaacggtacttatagaccatagaacaagtgcaagtaagcatgcaagcgccggcgcttagtaattgcaaataagcgccaaaggtcggcggggcgcgccgacgccgatatctcggcgggaaataggcatattactatgcggacaaataccaataggtcggaggctccggcatctcagttcctaaaaaggaatcgtctgattctgagccaaattgatggagatactaaccatttaagtttctagctttttctatgagatcctaccttgcctcaaggttatttttagcattcacactaatgtaatttagtcatgtatgctctagaacattctgtaaatagccttgggtctatctcactaggacttattgggactaattggtctttatgtatcaaatagctcagactgtacctctcatgtaacttcctcttttgtacatcatgtatatagttatttgttctccctctggggtatataaaccccctgagggagactgttgtacaccaactgtaaggttgggtactcgctagtgggcgggcgcttaaggccgtactactactgacaagggtgatctaactatctaactaggctatactaaaaccgcttaaggcggcctacttcttctatactactgcgagggggccttaggcctgggaggagtggtgagtaaggtagAGGGGTTGCTACTGATGActaagggggccggctactgagctggctggatgtcctcctcaatgagtatgagacgaggtaaaatcaacttgg from Rhizoctonia solani chromosome 16, complete sequence includes the following:
- a CDS encoding Retrotransposable element Tf2 protein codes for the protein MSWLKKHNPQISWEKHTLVFNSLYCSNNCLLVPAVLELKATEEIPIPYQEFSKVFSEEESSKLPPHRPYDIAIELLPDAKPRHGPIYSLGPREDAELKETIEKQLKAGLICPSKSPMASPILFVKKKNGKLHMCVDYQRLNSMTKKNVYPLPLPQNLIEKLQGAKIFSKFDLKAGYNLVRIKEGDKWKTAFKTKYGLFEYLVMPFGLTNAPAAFQDMMNEIFRDLLDVYVIIYLDDILVFSMNKKDHEAHVREVLKRLQDNNLFCNIKKCHFHVKKIDYLGFIISEFGIEVDQTKVTDAMNWSTPKNVKNIQEFLGFVNFYRQFIPNFGNLARPLYNLLKKDNTWKWGLPEQGSFDNLKKCLTSAPLLLQLDTTRQFYVECNASDYATGAILSQRNSEGKLAPVAYLSKSLSPAKKNYDIFDKELLAVIRAFKEWRHLLEGSKLPVQVLTDHKNLEYFSTSQSLNKRQIRWANFLVDYNFQIIYRPGAQNKKADILSQRYDLVPLEGGVENQVFLKPELFVSAITPDQGINDLIGEAIYEDARLKEILHKLQDKEKVTNWELKEGLLWHQGKIFVPKDNTIRNLILESRHNTLAAGHPGQARTLELVLRNYYWPSMKKFVNSYVSHCLLKPLQIPERPWEDIAYDMIVGLPVSEGFDAILTVIDQFSKMVHFIPTQSTLSAIDIANLFITYIWKLHGLPKSTVSDRGPTFNAKFICHLYKRLDIKPTYSTAYHPQTDGQTERIQREAKIFIRMFGNHRQSDWVALLPLAEFALNNLKQTSTGKSPFQICYGYNPRFLVGQKSEEVAPNADKHAEFLEKGYNEVKAALSLSQERMKYFYDQRHKDKDEIQVGDKAWLSHQNISTDRPSMKLSHIKLGPYLVIERIGSHTYKLQLPHTMRIHPVFHINLLTKFHPDPHGRDPPQPAPIVTEEGEEEYEVEQILDSKWKGRGKTRKLWYLIKWKGYDKGSNSWEPIDNVANAKEAKEEFHKEYPDAVGA
- a CDS encoding Retrotransposable element Tf2 protein, coding for MDFKTHLYHRSKLSLDTLRLPLIDLSTPRTVTMLDGSSPQAGKIWKKATLNFSLDGKQMTETFLICNTGSHTAILGLKWLDAHNPEINWNLRTLSFPHALPEHMAIAKEEEADQNPLKGVPSQYHQYAKVFGEEEFNKLPPHRHYNIGIELTEEGPLNSPLYSMTDAESATLKDWLRDELKAGKICPSKSSISSPVMFVPKKDGSQRLVVDYRRLNNWTKKNVYPLPRPDDLMAQLRGAKVFTKLDLRWGYNNVRVKEGDKWKTAFRTKYGLYKSLVMTFGLTNAPAAFQHFKNKLFKDLLDVCIIIYLDDILIYSKDDATHTQHVHEVLQRLLENQLFCKALKCTFHVNSVEYLGIIVLDKGFSLDKLKIQAVQEWPIPSKVKEVQLFLGFANFLRQFVANFSHMARPLHNLVKKDTPWNWGSKEQEAFQGLKNAITNAPVLCHANPTKPYFLETDASGAALGSILSQRQEDGRLHPLGFLSKSFKGAEQNYDTHDKELLAIICLFEYWRIFLEGTLHPITVFTNHRNLEYWKESRTFNCRHAQWHLLLAGYNFQIVYRPGKQSGKPDALSQQSDHANIPPEPQSMLPELVFANIALVTPEKELQHQIKSSLDQDESLEEILQFLQNKSKAPPSIKRAFRDYKMEAGLLFYQGQIVVPDVGTLRTDLLWIFHNSPLAGHPGRQRTLELVSRSYYWPGIRADTYWHVDCYGMTNLDICAPNCQ